The window TGCAGCAGACACTCTGCTCACACTGGCTGTGTTTACCCCTTAGAGATTCAATCGTTGCTTCCTCCTCTGTCTGGAAAAGAGCTGGAACATCTAAGTCAGGAGGTTCAAAATGAATTGCTCCTGTCTCTCCCTCAGTCTCTGTCTGATGTTTTCTTaaacgcgcgcacacacagctGCACTTTACAGTCATAATTTAAACCAGGAATCCTGCTGTAACAAGAGCGGTAAACACATTCTCTCTGACCCTTTTTCAAGCAAAGTGCTTGTTGGTAGGATGCGCTGCACACAGGCAGATGTGGGATTTTATGTTTAAGAAATATCTTGTTTTTTCATATTAAATATTTGAAATCTGTTGCAAACGTGATAGGATATGCAGTACAAAAACAAAAGGCACAAGATTATATAAGATGTATTCACTCTACAGTACATTCACAATAGGACTACTGTGCAAATGTCATGAGCCTCATGAGCCAAACCCTCATTTCTCATTGTCAGGAAAAATTGGGGAATTAGGTagtgatttattgaaacatttgcaaACATAACTGGAAATGCAAGTACAAGGGTGTACAGttctaacaagcttgaaagtAAAAATGTGGTATGACAACGTTTACTcaccaacacagcctgaaccctcttagacaggTTTTCTTAAAACATTtgttaagtagtcttcaggaatatttcttcaggcttcttgaaggacatttcaaAAAGCTCTTCTTTGTATCGTGGCTGcctttctttttgttgtctgaCAAGACGACCCCACTCTGCTTCAGAGGTCTGGGTTCTCGAAAAGGCATTATctctccataagacctgttgccactgattttcagtttcagtttttcagttttcagtttcCCTTCTTTAAGAATTGTTCCTTGCCGGCCACCCCTCCATGAAGAACATTTCTGATGAAGCTTTAGTGAATAGTTAGGGGAAAAACTGAAGGATCAGATGCTTTACTGTTGTGTTACTGTTATTGTTGTGGAATGATGTGTATTTATGACAGACTGCAAGTCACAAAAGTGCCAAAAGATACAATTCAAAGTGAGTTATTTGCAGTAGTCTGTGTATTAGGTGCatacacaacactggttcagcCATCAAGTTAAATAcccttttttatgcttgaatgattcataggtcagtgtgaAGTTTCATGAAAAAAGGTACAAAGAGGGcttaaaatgagagaaaaagcaaccaaggtccaaagaaaaactttgaaagaactGAAAATCTTGTTCAAGACCACTTTTAAAAGGTTACAAGAATGTCTGGCTTCAAATAATTGACTCTACTTTTTAAAGTAGCAGTACAGCAGGATCATCTGGTTTGAGTCATGTAAATTAGTGTTCAATACAATAGATATTTCTCAGCCTGGTTTTTCTCCATTTAACTGATTTGATTCAGCAATAAATAATTCAAAGTCCAAAAATCCAAACCATTTTGTCAAAATGTTCTTGTTTTTACTTAATATCCATTACAAATTCCACTTGGGATTAGAGAGTGACGTCTGGGCAACTGAAGATGTCCAAACCACTGAGGCTCCACACAAGTAGGTTCAAAGTGTGTGCTTTATGCCTTTCATGTCAAACTTAAATGCCTCTGTTCCCATTTCAGTGACATTTCAAAGAGCAGAAAGGCTCTCCTCTCCTTTTCTGGAGAGCTGGTTGATGtattctgtaaatgtgaaaaGCAAGGACATGAATTTGCTGTACCAAGAATCTCTCCTTGATCAAAATAAGCTGAAATACCTCAAATACCCATCAGAGAACACAAAGGCAATCAATCAACATCCTAAATATGGCAAATAAGGTGTATTCAAAGATGAACAAATCCAAACTATAATAATATGATAATATAATATCATATGTAGGAATAATAGTCTCAGATAACTGAGGGAGATATTTTCCTTTGacacaaaaaaatagaaaacaattCATTTCACCAAACACAACTTTCATTTTTATCACCCAAATGTAGTGTTTTTTCCTCAATTTTGTACATATTCTATGTGTTGTTTTTGGaaatttgctttttttaatgtttaatgtacgtgtcctgtttttttacttgtgttttctgttttgttttgtgcttCTTGTATGTTTCAATATCTGAAAATCTGCTCTTCTGTTTGTTATgttttttgaacatttttttacgttccggtgttattttttttgtgttttgtgaattgTTTTTGTTGTGGTGTTCTCTAAAAATGGTGTCATGCTTTTTGTATGTTGTATTGACTGACATTGTCCTGagttttgcttttattcttGTATTGCTTTGTTCCCACCATACAAAACATCAAAGCATTAGACTTCAGTTTGTACTAAAAAGACTAAAAAACCCTCTTAGTAGATATTGCAGACAGTGTGACACAGTTCCATTTACATGTTTTTACCCAGGAGAACCACAAACAGCTCTTTTGTCTATCGCTATCAGTCAACATACAGCCTTCAGTGACAGTCATGCTAATAGAGTGTGTAGGTGGAAGCATTCTTAGCAAAGCTTTAATGCTAGTTTTTCAGCTTTTGCTGTTGTTCGACTTGTTAATGGGTTTCCACCCTTTGCCTCACCTTTGCCTGCGTAGTTTACTCCTTGATTTTATGATACACGCTCTGTTTTTTGGTTTCTGTCTTTGTCCTGCCCCTTGCCTATAAATTTGCTCCTCTGACTGATTACCCATGCTTCTCCATCTCTCTTACTTGTTCAATAATGTTGTACCCAGCATTTGGGCCTCGAACATTTTATAGAGTTTGCTTATTATAATAATTGCTTGAATAGTTCTGTGAATAATAGCTAACcatatatgtgtgtattttttttctctttgtagaTATCTGGCCATTCGTTACCCGTTACGGTCCAGAGAGTTAAGAACCCCATGTAATGCTGTGGTCGCCATGGTGGTTATCTGGGGTCTTTCCCTGATCTTTGCAGGTCCGTATCTTAGCTATTATGACCTGATTCATTATGACAACAGCACTGTGTGTATCCCTGGCTGGGAGGAGCAGAACCGAAAGGTGCTGGACACATGCACCTTCCTGTTCGGCTACGTCATCCCCGTGCTGATCGTGAGCCTCTCCTACACTCGGACCATCAAGTACCTCTGGACGGCCGTTGACCCTCTGGacggcatgtcagaatccaagaGGGCCAAACGCAAAGTCACCAAAATGATCATCATCGTCACTGTGCTCTTCTGCATATGCTGGCTGCCATACCATGTGGTTATTTTGTGCTATCTGTATGGAGATTTCCCCTTCAATCAGACCACATACGCCTTCAGAATCCTCTCTCACTGCATGGCCTACGCCAACTCTTGCGTCAACCCCATCGTGTACGCTCTGGTGTCCAAACACTTTCGCAAGGGCTTCAAGAAGGTGTTCAGCTGCATCCTCATTAAAAACGGGAGAAATAAGGTTCATGTGGTTCATGTAGCCAACACTGGGCCTGGGTTTGAGGCAGGCTCCACGGAGGTATCGCACATGAATGAGGAGAACATGCGACAGAATGAATGTGAAATGATCAACCGGCCGAGGCGGGTCGAGCCGAGAGAGGCCACAGTGTCGCTGAATTTGCCCTTTCAGCGGTCAACTTGACAAAAGATCCAGCTTTGCTGAAATGCTCAGTGTAGATTGCCTTATATGAAAGACTTAACAGTAACTGTATAAAAAACCTGTAAAGTTCTCatcatatttatttgtttggtGGGAAACAGGAAGGACAACAAGGAGGAATACAAGGAAGAATACATTTTTCAGGAGCATGTGACAGAAAATTCTATCAGAACACTTTTATTCAATTGCCATATCCCAGTTTACACTTGCAGAAATATAGAAATTTTTGTCAGAAATGACAGAAATTTCTGATTGTTCTCGCTCTCCACTATTTGCCTTAATCTTGGCTTGTATTTACAGTATCATAAAGACAGTGTAGTGTTTGAGAATTCACTCGATTCCAACATTTCAGAAGCTGCACAGGAGCAGTCTTACTGTATATTtcgagtttttcttttttgcagtcGGCTCCAAAGATGCTGATAGGTCGGCAGCTTTGGAGGAAAATCCACATGCATGATTTGTTGTTCTGTTTGACTTCTACCAAGATCTGATGACGACTAAGCTCATGCACAAAAACCAAGGGGAACTGTAAAGTGGTGCTTCTGCTCCTTGTCTAACCTGTGCATGACAATCCTCAACATGCCGGTCAACTCCACACCACGGTATTTTCTACGCCGTGTTCAAGTGTAGCTTTGGTGTCCAGGAACTTCAACCTCTCTCGTGATCTTTTGTCTACATTTGCTCAACTGCAGCTGAAACCTTCAGAGTCTGATTTAACCTTATGACCAGTTTTGAAGTCAGTTGTCAAGATTGTAGTTTTTGTGGAGCAGAGTGCTTGCTTTGTATCTTGCATGCGGATGCTGTTCTGATGTGTCGAGAtattatttgtatgaatagaTTAACCGTGTAAGCGATATAATCATCAGTTTGTGCAAAACAGTTACATAGTTACAACTTAGTTTTATACCTGCATTAGAAATTTTGTAAATTTGGTCCCGAAGGCACTCACTTGTGCCAAGTGTAAGGATCAAGTGTAGGAAGGCGCATGATGAGTAAACAAAAACCTAATCCATTATAAATGAGGAGTTCTTGGTGGAGGTCTTTTTAGATCTCAAAAGAAAAGTGCAAATATTTTCTTGCTTTCTTCACTAATGTCAACAATTGCATTCCTGGCATGTTTCTCTTTACTGTAAAATATTATGCATTAGAACTTATATGTTTATCAATGAGTGCACTTATGTATTTAAGAGTTATGTACTTGTGTATTTAAACTTAAAAGCTGTGAAATGATCATCAACCATTTGCATACTTTTTGCAAAGCACATCCTCAGTTTCTCCTTGTTTTTCTGTAAGGTTGTGTCCTACCTCAGAGCTGTAAAAAGCCTTTTGGTTCCGTTCAGGGTGTTTCCACTTCAGCTCTTAGGTTTGTGCAAGATACAGTTTGCATCTTGAAGTTTACTTTCATAATGGAATGCTTAACTTTGCACAATTTTTCTCGTGTGTTTTTTACTGCACCTGTGGTAATTAAGCATCTCATTGTTTGTTTCACCATGTAGTGTTTTCAATTCTGGCACTGCAAATTTCAAATACATGTAATTATTTAGGTCCGAATGTGAAACAAAATGCACTCCATGCTTAAATGCCAAATAAACCATTTCAGCAATGAGATTGTTTGGGagattttattcaatttaaGCTGATCACAACTGTGAACTTAGTAAATGGTGATGCAAtaaattatttctcactaataaGCATTAGCTTGTGCATTTGAAACAGTTTTATGAGGTCAAAAGATGCTTCCAATGGTCTGCCTCAGACATACAaaagaagaatttttattttcctgCTCTGATCTTTTAGAGGTTAATTAACTGTTTACTTTCTTTGCTTGGCAGCACAGAGCACAAAAGCTGAAATGATAttactgtaaaataatgttgtatatgcaaacataaaacagattttatctatatatctaacaatccattcatccatccatccatctgacCAAACACTGGCTGAAAACAAAATCAAcagttataaaaataaaaacgttAAAATGGGGAAGATATCA is drawn from Odontesthes bonariensis isolate fOdoBon6 chromosome 21, fOdoBon6.hap1, whole genome shotgun sequence and contains these coding sequences:
- the galr2b gene encoding galanin receptor 2b, which codes for MSDFEDFSWPGGQANVSESYQLNPTSVIVSVVFSVIFLLGTIGNSLVLAVLLRSGQVGYNTTNLFILNLSVADFFFIIICVPFQATIYSLEGWVFGSFMCKVVHLVINLTMYASSFTLAAVSVDRYLAIRYPLRSRELRTPCNAVVAMVVIWGLSLIFAGPYLSYYDLIHYDNSTVCIPGWEEQNRKVLDTCTFLFGYVIPVLIVSLSYTRTIKYLWTAVDPLDGMSESKRAKRKVTKMIIIVTVLFCICWLPYHVVILCYLYGDFPFNQTTYAFRILSHCMAYANSCVNPIVYALVSKHFRKGFKKVFSCILIKNGRNKVHVVHVANTGPGFEAGSTEVSHMNEENMRQNECEMINRPRRVEPREATVSLNLPFQRST